Proteins encoded by one window of Rutidosis leptorrhynchoides isolate AG116_Rl617_1_P2 chromosome 7, CSIRO_AGI_Rlap_v1, whole genome shotgun sequence:
- the LOC139860231 gene encoding small ribosomal subunit protein uS3y-like, whose amino-acid sequence MARSDVCGVVVADVKGGDSDIQYIASVAGGLYRLYAIVENGDSIEQETKADGVFSAELNEFLTRELAEDGYSGVEVRVTPVRTEIIVRATRTQNVLGEKGRRIRELTSLVQKRFKFPENSVELYAERVNNRGLCAIAQAESLRYKLLGGLAVRRFVLIK is encoded by the exons ATGGCCAGAAGTGATGTTTGTGGAGTGGTGGTGGCGGACGTCAAGGGTGGTGATAGTG ATATACAGTATATAGCATCTGTTGCTGGTGGTTTGTATAGACTATACGCGATTGTTGAAAATGGCGACTCAATTGAGCAAGAAACGAAAG CTGATGGAGTGTTCTCTGCTGAATTGAATGAGTTTCTTACTAGAGAGCTTGCGGAGGATGGTTACTCcggtgttgaagttagggttacgcCTGTACGTACTGAGATCATCGTCAGGGCCACCCGCACCCAAAATGTTCTAG GTGAGAAGGGGAGAAGAATAAGGGAACTGACGTCTCTTGTTCAGAAGCGTTTTAAGTTCCCTGAAAACAGTGTTGAGCTTTACGCTGAACGTGTTAACAACAGAGGGCTTTGTGCTATTGCCCAAGCTGAGTCTTTGCGTTACAAGCTTCTTGGAGGGCTTGCTGTTCGCAGGTTTGTACTCATAAAGTAG
- the LOC139858243 gene encoding small ribosomal subunit protein uS3z-like, translating into MENGAKGCEVIVSGKLRAQRAKSMKFKDGYMVSSGQLVKEYIDSAVRHVLLRQGVLGIKVKIMLDWDPTGKLGPKTPLPDNVVIHMPKDDVIALPPKEVEEYTPPMPITV; encoded by the exons ATGGAGAACGGTGCCAAAGGGTGTGAG GTGATTGTCAGTGGAAAGCTTAGGGCTCAGCGTGCAAAGTCAATGAAATTCAAAGATGGCTACATGGTCTCATCTGGTCAACTCGTGAAGGAGTACATTGACTCTGCCGTAAGACACGTTCTTCTAAGACAG GGTGTTCTTGGTATCAAAGTGAAGATCATGCTCGATTGGGATCCTACTGGAAAACTTGGCCCGAAAACGCCGTTGCCTGATAATGTGGTGATCCATATGCCTAAGGATGATGTTATTGCTTTACCGCCTAAAGAGGTGGAAGAATATACACCGCCAATGCCAATTACTGTTTAA